In Streptomyces sp. SID8374, one genomic interval encodes:
- the rpmC gene encoding 50S ribosomal protein L29, with the protein MSAGTKASELRELGDEELLNKLREAKEELFNLRFQAATGQLENHGRLKSVRKDIARIYTLMRERELGIETVESV; encoded by the coding sequence ATGTCGGCCGGTACCAAGGCGTCCGAGCTGCGCGAGCTGGGCGACGAGGAGCTCCTCAACAAGCTCCGCGAAGCCAAGGAAGAGCTGTTCAACCTCCGCTTCCAGGCGGCGACGGGCCAGCTCGAGAACCACGGTCGGCTCAAGTCCGTCCGTAAGGACATCGCCCGGATCTACACCCTGATGCGCGAGCGCGAGCTGGGCATCGAGACGGTGGAGAGCGTCTGA
- the rplX gene encoding 50S ribosomal protein L24: protein MKIKKGDLVQVITGKDKGKQGKVIVAYPAQDRVLVEGVNRVKKHTKAGQTARGSQTGGIVTTEAPIHVSNVQLVVEKDGNKVVTRVGYRFDDEGNKIRVAKRTGEDI, encoded by the coding sequence ATGAAGATCAAGAAGGGCGACCTGGTCCAGGTCATCACCGGTAAGGACAAGGGCAAGCAGGGCAAGGTCATCGTGGCCTACCCCGCTCAGGACCGCGTCCTCGTCGAGGGTGTCAACCGGGTCAAGAAGCACACCAAGGCCGGTCAGACGGCTCGCGGTTCGCAGACGGGTGGCATTGTCACCACCGAGGCCCCGATCCACGTCAGCAACGTTCAGCTGGTTGTGGAGAAGGACGGCAACAAGGTTGTCACCCGCGTCGGCTACCGCTTTGACGACGAGGGCAACAAGATCCGCGTTGCCAAGCGGACCGGTGAGGACATCTGA
- the rpsS gene encoding 30S ribosomal protein S19 — protein MPRSLKKGPFVDGHLIKKVDVQNEAGTKNVIKTWSRRSMIVPAMLGHTIAVHNGKIHVPVFVTESMVGHKLGEFSPTRTFRGHVKDDRKSKRR, from the coding sequence ATGCCGCGCAGTCTCAAGAAGGGGCCCTTCGTCGACGGCCACCTCATCAAGAAGGTGGACGTACAGAACGAGGCAGGCACCAAGAACGTCATCAAGACCTGGTCCCGTCGCTCGATGATCGTCCCGGCCATGCTGGGTCACACCATCGCGGTGCACAACGGCAAGATCCACGTCCCGGTGTTCGTCACCGAGTCGATGGTCGGCCACAAGCTCGGCGAGTTCTCGCCGACTCGCACCTTCCGCGGCCACGTCAAGGACGACCGGAAGTCGAAGCGCCGCTAG
- the rpsJ gene encoding 30S ribosomal protein S10, which translates to MAGQKIRIRLKAYDHEVIDSSAKKIVETVTRTGASVAGPVPLPTEKNVYCVIKSPHKYKDSREHFEMRTHKRLIDILDPTPKTVDSLMRLDLPAGVDIEIKL; encoded by the coding sequence ATGGCGGGACAGAAGATCCGCATCCGGCTCAAGGCCTACGACCACGAGGTCATCGACTCCTCGGCGAAGAAGATCGTCGAGACGGTGACCCGCACTGGTGCGTCGGTCGCGGGCCCGGTGCCGCTGCCCACTGAGAAGAACGTGTACTGCGTCATCAAGTCGCCGCACAAGTACAAGGACTCTCGCGAGCACTTCGAGATGCGCACGCACAAGCGCCTCATCGACATCCTCGACCCCACGCCGAAGACGGTTGACTCGCTGATGCGCCTCGACCTCCCGGCGGGCGTCGACATCGAGATCAAGCTCTGA
- the rplD gene encoding 50S ribosomal protein L4 — translation MSTIDILSPAGDKAGTVDLPAEIFDAKTSVPLIHQVVVAQLAAARQGTHKTKRRGEVRGGGKKPYRQKGTGRARQGSTRAPQFAGGGVVHGPQPRDYSQRTPKKMKAAALRGALSDRARHSRIHVVTGVVEGAASTKAAKTLLGKISERQNLLLVVDRAAEAAWLSARNLPQVHILEPGQLNTYDVIVSDDVVFTQAAFESFVSGPQTAETEGSDA, via the coding sequence ATGAGCACCATTGACATCCTTTCGCCGGCAGGCGACAAGGCCGGTACCGTCGACCTCCCCGCGGAGATCTTCGACGCCAAGACCAGCGTTCCGCTGATCCACCAGGTCGTTGTCGCTCAGCTGGCGGCTGCCCGTCAGGGCACGCACAAGACCAAGCGCCGCGGCGAAGTCCGCGGTGGTGGCAAGAAGCCTTACCGCCAGAAGGGCACCGGCCGCGCCCGTCAGGGTTCGACCCGCGCCCCGCAGTTCGCCGGTGGTGGCGTCGTCCACGGCCCGCAGCCGCGTGACTACTCGCAGCGGACCCCGAAGAAGATGAAGGCCGCCGCCCTGCGCGGTGCCCTCTCCGACCGGGCCCGTCACTCCCGTATCCACGTCGTCACCGGCGTGGTCGAGGGTGCCGCCTCCACGAAGGCCGCCAAGACGCTGCTCGGCAAGATCTCGGAGCGCCAGAACCTGCTCCTGGTCGTCGACCGCGCCGCCGAGGCCGCGTGGCTGTCCGCGCGCAACCTGCCCCAGGTGCACATCCTGGAGCCGGGCCAGCTCAACACGTACGACGTGATCGTCTCTGACGACGTGGTCTTCACCCAGGCCGCTTTCGAGTCCTTCGTGTCTGGCCCCCAGACCGCTGAGACCGAAGGGAGCGACGCCTGA
- a CDS encoding response regulator transcription factor, which produces MIRVLVVDDHDVVRSGLTALLSAEIGIEVAGQAADGPAAITEAERLRPDVALLDIDLPGLDGIAVADQLVRALPSCRTVMLTALDRPGHLRRALDAGAAGYLLKSTPPAQIADAVRRIAAGGRVIDARMRGEERSGPSPLTDKEAEALRLAAEGAHSREIAADLFLSVGTVRNRLSSAVGKLHARTLVDAVRIATQHGWL; this is translated from the coding sequence GTGATCAGGGTGCTGGTGGTCGACGACCATGACGTGGTGCGGTCCGGTCTGACGGCACTCCTGTCGGCCGAAATCGGCATCGAGGTGGCCGGCCAGGCGGCGGACGGTCCCGCCGCGATCACCGAGGCGGAGCGGCTGCGTCCGGACGTGGCGCTCCTCGACATCGACCTGCCCGGCCTGGACGGGATAGCCGTGGCCGACCAGCTCGTACGGGCCCTGCCCTCCTGCCGTACGGTGATGCTCACCGCACTCGACCGGCCCGGCCATCTGCGCCGGGCGCTGGACGCCGGGGCCGCCGGATACCTGCTGAAGAGCACGCCCCCCGCGCAGATCGCCGACGCCGTCCGGCGGATCGCCGCGGGCGGCCGGGTCATCGACGCCCGGATGCGCGGGGAGGAGCGGTCGGGGCCGAGTCCGCTCACCGACAAGGAGGCGGAGGCCCTGCGGCTCGCCGCCGAGGGGGCGCACTCCCGGGAGATCGCCGCCGACCTGTTCCTCAGCGTGGGCACCGTACGCAACCGGCTCTCCTCGGCGGTCGGCAAGCTCCACGCCCGCACGCTGGTCGACGCCGTGCGGATCGCCACGCAGCACGGGTGGCTGTAG
- the rplN gene encoding 50S ribosomal protein L14: MIQQESRLRVADNTGAKEILTIRVLGGSGRRYAGIGDVIVATVKDAIPGGNVKKGDVVKAVIVRTVKERRRQDGSYIRFDENAAVILKNDGDPRGTRIFGPVGRELREKKFMKIISLAPEVL; the protein is encoded by the coding sequence GTGATCCAGCAGGAGTCGCGACTGCGCGTCGCCGACAACACGGGTGCGAAGGAAATTCTCACCATTCGTGTTCTCGGTGGCTCGGGTCGCCGCTACGCGGGTATCGGTGACGTCATCGTCGCCACCGTCAAGGACGCGATCCCCGGCGGCAACGTGAAGAAGGGTGACGTCGTCAAGGCCGTCATCGTTCGCACCGTCAAGGAGCGTCGTCGTCAGGATGGCTCGTACATCCGCTTCGACGAGAACGCCGCCGTCATTCTGAAGAACGACGGCGACCCCCGCGGCACCCGCATCTTCGGCCCGGTGGGCCGGGAGCTGCGCGAGAAGAAGTTCATGAAGATCATCTCGCTCGCGCCGGAGGTGCTGTAA
- a CDS encoding trypsin-like serine protease, with amino-acid sequence MRIARLVPAALAAAATVLALLSPAATAAPQPPLQDAPPPTTQIIGGGQASNAPWAARLFSQGRETCSATIIAPTWILTAKHCVTGGGLSFRIGSLDQHSGGVVANGTQTYTHSSDLALVRLDRSVQTTYSRLGNPGSVSVGQSVQVWGWGATSQCGSEANCQSRYLKVANVTVTGGCGDAYGGSAICARRGNGITAGGDSGGPMTANGIQVGVASTSDRQTTTAYTNVTAYRSWIQSIAGV; translated from the coding sequence ATGCGAATAGCAAGGCTAGTTCCCGCTGCCCTCGCCGCCGCGGCCACCGTCCTCGCTCTTCTCAGCCCCGCCGCCACCGCCGCCCCCCAGCCCCCGCTCCAGGACGCCCCGCCCCCGACCACGCAGATCATCGGCGGCGGCCAGGCGTCCAACGCCCCGTGGGCCGCACGGCTCTTCTCGCAGGGCAGAGAGACCTGTTCGGCGACGATCATCGCGCCGACCTGGATCCTCACCGCCAAGCACTGCGTCACCGGCGGCGGCCTGTCGTTCCGCATCGGCAGCCTCGACCAGCACAGCGGCGGCGTGGTCGCCAACGGCACCCAGACCTACACCCACAGCTCGGACCTGGCGCTGGTCCGCCTGGACCGCTCCGTGCAGACGACCTACTCCCGCCTCGGCAACCCCGGCTCGGTGAGCGTCGGCCAGAGCGTCCAGGTCTGGGGCTGGGGCGCCACCTCGCAGTGCGGCTCGGAGGCCAACTGCCAGTCCCGCTACCTGAAGGTCGCCAACGTGACGGTGACCGGCGGCTGCGGTGACGCGTACGGCGGCTCGGCGATCTGCGCCCGCCGCGGCAACGGCATCACCGCCGGCGGCGACTCCGGCGGCCCGATGACGGCCAACGGCATCCAGGTCGGCGTGGCCTCCACCAGCGACCGGCAGACCACGACGGCGTACACGAACGTCACCGCGTACCGCTCCTGGATCCAGTCCATCGCGGGCGTCTGA
- the rpsC gene encoding 30S ribosomal protein S3 — MGQKVNPHGFRLGITTDFKSRWYADKLYKDYVKEDVAIRRMMTKGMERAGISKVEIERTRDRVRVDIHTARPGIVIGRRGAEADRIRGELEKLTGKQVQLNILEVKNPEVDAQLVAQAVAEQLSSRVSFRRAMRKSMQSSMKAGAKGIKIQCGGRLGGAEMSRSEFYREGRVPLHTLRANVDYGFFEAKTTFGRIGVKVWIYKGDVKNIAEVRAENAAARAGNRPARGGTDRPAGRGGGRGGERGGRGRKPQQSPAAEAPKADAPAAAAPAAESTGTEA; from the coding sequence ATGGGCCAGAAGGTAAACCCGCACGGGTTCCGGCTCGGCATCACCACGGACTTCAAGTCCCGCTGGTACGCCGACAAGCTGTACAAGGACTACGTCAAGGAAGACGTCGCCATTCGTCGCATGATGACGAAGGGCATGGAGCGGGCCGGCATCTCGAAGGTCGAGATCGAGCGCACCCGCGACCGCGTCCGCGTCGACATCCACACCGCCCGTCCGGGCATCGTCATCGGTCGCCGTGGCGCCGAGGCCGATCGCATCCGCGGCGAGCTGGAGAAGCTGACCGGCAAGCAGGTCCAGCTGAACATCCTCGAGGTCAAGAACCCCGAGGTGGACGCTCAGCTGGTGGCCCAGGCCGTCGCCGAGCAGCTCTCCTCCCGCGTCTCCTTCCGTCGGGCCATGCGCAAGAGCATGCAGTCCTCGATGAAGGCCGGCGCCAAGGGCATCAAGATCCAGTGCGGCGGCCGCCTCGGCGGCGCCGAGATGTCCCGCTCGGAGTTCTACCGCGAGGGCCGCGTGCCCCTGCACACCCTCCGTGCGAACGTCGACTACGGCTTCTTCGAGGCCAAGACGACCTTCGGCCGCATCGGCGTGAAGGTCTGGATCTACAAGGGCGACGTCAAGAACATCGCCGAGGTTCGCGCCGAGAACGCCGCGGCCCGCGCCGGCAACCGTCCGGCTCGTGGCGGCACCGACCGCCCGGCCGGCCGTGGTGGCGGCCGTGGTGGCGAGCGTGGCGGTCGCGGCCGTAAGCCGCAGCAGTCGCCGGCAGCCGAGGCCCCCAAGGCCGACGCCCCCGCCGCCGCTGCTCCGGCTGCTGAGAGCACCGGAACGGAGGCCTGA
- a CDS encoding PIG-L family deacetylase, whose translation MPRRTLLLTATATAALAGCAVPAPRRREPVPDPAPGLAIASTRRAQIMQLLAHPDDDLYFMNPDTRQCLDAGAPLVCVYLTAGEADGVNKIPGAPHPAPDRAAYSSSRHQGLRQAYAELLGLDRFTPWEKSVLPLHGGHRAEVNVLVNGVRRVELVFLNTAMHTGRGRLGLPSLWQDRRLVLRTVVADNSPLDRAGSYTYDGLVDVLVGLLEQYRPTLVHTLDPDPDLQFSSEAQRRRDSEQRGYSDHADHTAAGCFAWAALIRWVARATAAKEPVPGFTVTSFRGYYNRHWPKNLPPEVLERKAAHLVPYGGSPDWECGNPSGCGDYNVGGDRPLANPKGWVRSTHHRYPGPRPALASGADGRLTAYGVLGLRAVRWRESAPGSGVWDAPDDLGGGPLAPVLGSAVTADGRRLLFGLRFAALGGHGSDNEREIVVLEQRSPDGPFRAWRGLGNPATGRDHGRRIGVPVAVAAPDGRVHLFVRNAEKGLSTRVRDADTGRWSGWRDLGGGEVQDGLNAVVDTAGRVHVYAAGHRAVHHWAQDAPGGEVTARARLTDAPVPSHAPAAVPAPDGSVDLYYRAAARAALTAVTGADTPAPRFEGYGAVAAAPAPGGPVLLGRTAAGALHLRTAESSAVRSRGPVALDGAALHLGADGAPTVVGFGPDAAPWIWRPGGAA comes from the coding sequence ATGCCCCGGCGCACGCTCCTCCTGACGGCCACCGCGACCGCCGCGCTCGCCGGATGTGCCGTACCGGCTCCGAGGCGCCGGGAGCCGGTGCCGGATCCGGCGCCCGGGCTGGCCATAGCGTCCACGCGGCGGGCGCAGATCATGCAGCTGCTGGCCCACCCGGACGACGACCTGTACTTCATGAACCCGGACACCCGGCAGTGCCTGGACGCCGGGGCCCCGCTGGTCTGCGTGTATCTGACCGCGGGCGAGGCGGACGGCGTCAACAAGATCCCCGGGGCGCCCCACCCGGCCCCGGACCGGGCCGCGTACTCCTCCTCCCGCCACCAGGGTTTGCGCCAGGCGTACGCCGAGCTCCTCGGCCTCGACCGCTTCACGCCCTGGGAGAAGTCGGTGCTCCCCCTGCACGGCGGCCACCGCGCCGAGGTGAACGTCCTGGTGAACGGGGTGCGCCGGGTGGAGCTGGTCTTCCTCAACACCGCGATGCACACCGGCCGGGGGCGGCTCGGGCTCCCCAGCCTCTGGCAGGACCGGCGCCTCGTGCTGCGTACCGTCGTCGCCGACAACTCCCCGCTGGACAGGGCCGGTTCGTATACGTACGACGGTCTGGTCGACGTCCTCGTGGGGCTGCTGGAGCAGTACCGGCCCACCCTCGTGCACACCCTGGACCCCGACCCGGACCTCCAGTTCAGCTCCGAGGCCCAGCGGCGCCGGGACAGCGAGCAGCGCGGGTACTCCGACCACGCCGACCACACCGCGGCCGGCTGCTTCGCCTGGGCGGCGCTGATCCGCTGGGTGGCGCGGGCGACGGCCGCCAAGGAGCCCGTGCCCGGGTTCACGGTCACCTCGTTCCGGGGCTACTACAACCGGCACTGGCCCAAGAACCTGCCGCCGGAGGTGCTGGAGCGGAAGGCCGCCCACCTCGTCCCGTACGGCGGCTCACCCGACTGGGAGTGCGGCAACCCGTCCGGCTGCGGCGACTACAACGTGGGCGGCGACCGGCCCCTGGCCAACCCCAAGGGCTGGGTCCGCTCCACCCACCACCGCTACCCGGGCCCCCGCCCCGCCCTCGCCTCCGGGGCGGACGGCCGGCTCACCGCGTACGGGGTGCTGGGGCTGCGCGCCGTGCGGTGGCGGGAGAGCGCACCCGGCAGCGGGGTCTGGGACGCGCCGGACGACCTGGGCGGCGGGCCGCTCGCGCCGGTGCTCGGCTCGGCGGTGACGGCGGACGGGCGGCGGCTGCTGTTCGGGCTGCGGTTCGCGGCGCTCGGCGGGCACGGCTCGGACAACGAGCGCGAGATCGTGGTGCTGGAGCAGCGCTCGCCGGACGGCCCCTTCCGCGCCTGGCGGGGGCTCGGCAACCCCGCCACCGGCCGGGACCACGGGCGCCGCATCGGCGTGCCGGTCGCCGTCGCCGCACCGGACGGCCGCGTCCACCTCTTCGTACGGAACGCGGAGAAGGGGCTGAGCACCCGGGTGCGCGACGCGGACACCGGGCGTTGGAGCGGCTGGCGTGACCTGGGCGGCGGCGAGGTGCAAGACGGGCTGAACGCGGTCGTGGACACGGCGGGGCGGGTCCATGTGTACGCCGCCGGGCACCGCGCCGTGCACCACTGGGCCCAGGACGCCCCGGGTGGTGAGGTCACCGCCCGCGCCCGGCTCACCGATGCCCCGGTCCCCTCCCACGCCCCGGCCGCCGTGCCCGCGCCGGACGGATCGGTCGACCTCTACTACCGGGCCGCGGCCCGCGCCGCGCTCACCGCCGTGACCGGCGCGGATACCCCGGCCCCCCGCTTCGAGGGCTACGGTGCGGTGGCCGCGGCACCCGCACCCGGTGGCCCGGTCCTCCTCGGCCGCACCGCGGCGGGCGCGCTCCACCTGCGTACCGCCGAATCCAGCGCCGTACGCTCACGGGGGCCCGTCGCCCTGGACGGGGCCGCGCTCCACCTCGGGGCGGACGGGGCACCCACCGTCGTGGGGTTCGGGCCGGACGCGGCGCCGTGGATCTGGCGTCCCGGGGGCGCCGCATAG
- the rplC gene encoding 50S ribosomal protein L3 — protein MSKNIKGVLGEKLGMTQVWDENNRVVPVTVVKAGPCVVTQVRTNDSDGYEAVQIAFGEIDPRKVNKPLKGHFAKADVTPRRHLVELRTPDASEYTLGQEVTAEVFESGVKVDVTGKSKGKGFAGVMKRHNFKGLGAGHGTQRKHRSPGSIGGCATPGRVFKGMRMAGRMGNERVTTQNLTIHAVDAEKGLLLIKGAVPGPNGGLVLVRTAAKGA, from the coding sequence ATGAGCAAGAACATCAAGGGCGTCCTGGGCGAGAAGCTCGGCATGACCCAGGTCTGGGACGAGAACAACCGGGTTGTCCCGGTGACCGTCGTCAAGGCCGGGCCGTGCGTCGTGACGCAGGTTCGCACCAACGACAGCGACGGCTACGAAGCGGTCCAGATCGCCTTCGGCGAGATCGACCCGCGCAAGGTGAACAAGCCCCTCAAGGGTCACTTCGCCAAGGCCGACGTCACCCCGCGCCGCCACCTGGTGGAGCTCCGCACCCCTGACGCCAGCGAGTACACGCTGGGCCAGGAGGTCACTGCCGAGGTGTTCGAGTCCGGCGTCAAGGTCGACGTCACGGGCAAGAGCAAGGGCAAGGGCTTCGCCGGTGTCATGAAGCGTCACAACTTCAAGGGCCTCGGCGCCGGGCACGGCACCCAGCGCAAGCACCGTTCCCCCGGTTCCATCGGTGGCTGCGCCACCCCTGGGCGTGTCTTCAAGGGCATGCGCATGGCGGGCCGCATGGGTAACGAGCGCGTCACCACCCAGAACCTGACCATCCACGCGGTTGACGCGGAGAAGGGTCTGCTCCTCATCAAGGGCGCGGTCCCCGGTCCGAACGGCGGCCTCGTCCTGGTCCGTACCGCGGCCAAGGGGGCTTGA
- the rplW gene encoding 50S ribosomal protein L23, producing MSEATVTSKTYSDPRDVLVKPVVSEKSYALLDENKYTFIVAPGSNKTQIKQAVEAVFSVKVTGVNTINRQGKRKRTKTGFGKRSDTKRAIVTLAEGDRIDIFGGPTS from the coding sequence ATGAGCGAGGCGACCGTTACCAGCAAGACGTACTCGGACCCGCGTGACGTTCTCGTCAAGCCCGTGGTCTCCGAGAAGAGCTACGCGCTGCTCGACGAGAACAAGTACACGTTCATCGTCGCGCCGGGCTCCAACAAGACCCAGATCAAGCAGGCCGTGGAAGCGGTCTTCTCGGTCAAGGTCACCGGGGTCAACACGATCAACCGGCAGGGTAAGCGCAAGCGCACCAAGACCGGCTTCGGCAAGCGCTCCGACACGAAGCGCGCCATCGTGACCCTCGCCGAGGGCGACCGTATCGACATCTTCGGCGGCCCGACCTCCTGA
- the rplB gene encoding 50S ribosomal protein L2: protein MGIRKYKPTTPGRRGSSVADFVEITRSTPEKSLVRPLHSKGGRNNAGRVTVRHQGGGHKRAYRVIDFRRHDKDGVPAKVAHIEYDPNRTARIALLHYADGEKRYIVAPRGLSQGDRVENGPTADIKPGNNLALRNIPVGTTIHAIELRPGGGAKFARSAGASVQLLAKEGTMAHLRMPSGEIRLVDARCRATIGEVGNAEQSNINWGKAGRMRWKGVRPTVRGVAMNPVDHPHGGGEGKTSGGRHPVSPWGQKEGRTRSPKKASNKYIVRRRKTNKKR, encoded by the coding sequence ATGGGTATCCGCAAGTACAAGCCGACGACCCCGGGCCGTCGTGGCTCCAGCGTCGCCGACTTTGTCGAGATCACGCGGTCCACGCCGGAGAAGTCGCTGGTCCGCCCTCTGCACAGCAAGGGCGGCCGTAACAACGCCGGTCGTGTGACCGTTCGCCACCAGGGCGGTGGCCACAAGCGCGCCTACCGAGTGATCGACTTCCGTCGTCACGACAAGGACGGCGTGCCGGCCAAGGTCGCGCACATCGAGTACGACCCGAACCGCACCGCGCGCATCGCGCTGCTGCACTACGCGGACGGCGAGAAGCGTTACATCGTCGCTCCCCGTGGCCTGTCGCAGGGTGACCGTGTCGAGAACGGTCCGACCGCCGACATCAAGCCCGGCAACAACCTGGCGCTGCGCAACATCCCGGTCGGTACGACCATCCACGCCATCGAGCTGCGGCCCGGCGGCGGCGCGAAGTTCGCCCGTTCCGCGGGTGCCTCCGTGCAGCTGCTGGCGAAGGAGGGCACCATGGCCCACCTTCGTATGCCGTCGGGTGAGATCCGCCTGGTCGACGCGCGCTGCCGCGCGACGATCGGTGAGGTCGGCAACGCCGAGCAGTCGAACATCAACTGGGGCAAGGCCGGCCGCATGCGCTGGAAGGGCGTCCGCCCGACCGTCCGCGGTGTCGCGATGAACCCGGTTGACCACCCGCACGGTGGTGGTGAAGGCAAGACCTCCGGTGGTCGTCACCCGGTCTCGCCGTGGGGTCAGAAGGAGGGTCGTACTCGTTCTCCCAAGAAGGCGAGCAACAAGTACATCGTCCGCCGCCGCAAGACGAACAAGAAGCGCTAG
- the rpsQ gene encoding 30S ribosomal protein S17, whose translation MSEKTVTETSKTDRGFRKTREGLVVSDKMDKTVVVAVEDRVKHALYGKVIRRTNKLKAHDEQNSAGVGDRVIIMETRPLSASKRWRIVEILEKAK comes from the coding sequence ATGAGCGAGAAGACTGTGACTGAGACCAGCAAGACCGACCGCGGCTTCCGCAAGACCCGTGAGGGTCTGGTCGTCAGCGACAAGATGGACAAGACCGTCGTCGTCGCTGTCGAGGACCGCGTCAAGCACGCGCTGTACGGCAAGGTCATCCGCCGTACGAACAAGCTCAAGGCGCACGACGAGCAGAACTCTGCGGGCGTCGGCGACCGCGTCATCATCATGGAGACGCGTCCGCTGTCGGCCTCGAAGCGCTGGCGCATCGTCGAGATCCTCGAGAAGGCCAAGTAA
- the rplP gene encoding 50S ribosomal protein L16, translated as MLIPRRVKHRKQHHPKRSGMSKGGTQVAFGEYGIQALTPAYVTNRQIESARIAMTRHIKRGGKVWINIYPDRPLTKKPAETRMGSGKGSPEWWIANVKPGRVMFELSYPNEKIAREALTRAAHKLPMKCRIVRREAGES; from the coding sequence ATGCTGATCCCCCGTAGGGTCAAGCACCGCAAGCAGCACCACCCGAAGCGCAGCGGTATGTCCAAGGGTGGCACGCAGGTTGCGTTCGGCGAGTACGGCATCCAGGCGCTGACCCCGGCGTACGTGACGAACCGTCAGATCGAGTCCGCTCGTATCGCGATGACCCGTCACATCAAGCGTGGCGGCAAGGTCTGGATCAACATCTACCCGGACCGTCCCCTGACGAAGAAGCCTGCCGAGACCCGCATGGGTTCCGGTAAGGGTTCTCCCGAGTGGTGGATCGCGAACGTCAAGCCGGGTCGGGTGATGTTCGAGCTGTCCTACCCGAACGAGAAGATTGCTCGTGAGGCGCTCACCCGCGCTGCTCACAAGCTTCCGATGAAGTGCCGGATCGTTCGGCGCGAGGCAGGTGAGTCGTGA
- the rplV gene encoding 50S ribosomal protein L22, which yields MEARAQARYIRVTPMKARRVVDLIRGMDATEAQAVLRFAPQAASVPVGKVLDSAIANAAHNYDHTDASSLVISEAYVDEGPTLKRFRPRAQGRAYRIRKRTSHITVVVSSKEGTR from the coding sequence ATGGAAGCCAGGGCCCAGGCGCGGTACATCCGCGTCACGCCCATGAAGGCCCGCCGAGTGGTGGACCTCATCCGTGGCATGGATGCCACGGAGGCTCAGGCGGTCCTGCGTTTCGCCCCGCAGGCCGCGAGCGTGCCGGTTGGCAAGGTGCTGGACAGCGCCATCGCCAACGCTGCACACAACTACGACCACACCGACGCCTCTTCGCTGGTCATCAGCGAGGCGTACGTGGACGAGGGCCCGACCCTGAAGCGGTTCCGTCCGCGTGCTCAGGGCCGTGCCTACCGGATCCGTAAGCGGACCAGCCACATCACCGTGGTCGTCAGCAGCAAGGAAGGAACCCGGTAA
- the rplE gene encoding 50S ribosomal protein L5, with protein sequence MTATTAPRLKTRYREEIAGKLREEFSYENVMQVPGLVKIVVNMGVGDAARDSKLIDGAVKDLTTITGQKPAVTKARKSIAQFKLREGQPIGCHVTLRGDRMWEFLDRTLSLALPRIRDFRGLSPKQFDGRGNYTFGLTEQVMFHEIDQDKIDRVRGMDITVVTTATNDDEGRALLRHLGFPFKEN encoded by the coding sequence ATGACTGCCACCACTGCGCCGCGTCTCAAGACGCGCTACCGCGAGGAAATCGCCGGCAAGCTGCGTGAGGAGTTCTCGTACGAGAACGTCATGCAGGTTCCCGGTCTGGTCAAGATCGTGGTCAACATGGGTGTGGGCGACGCCGCCCGCGACTCCAAGCTGATCGACGGTGCCGTCAAGGACCTCACCACGATCACCGGCCAGAAGCCGGCCGTCACCAAGGCCCGCAAGTCCATCGCGCAGTTCAAGCTGCGCGAGGGCCAGCCGATCGGCTGCCACGTCACCCTCCGCGGTGACCGGATGTGGGAGTTCCTGGACCGTACGCTGTCGCTCGCGCTGCCGCGTATCCGTGACTTCCGTGGCCTGTCGCCGAAGCAGTTCGACGGCCGTGGCAACTACACCTTCGGTCTCACGGAGCAGGTCATGTTCCACGAGATCGACCAGGACAAGATCGACCGGGTCCGGGGCATGGACATCACCGTGGTCACCACGGCGACCAACGACGACGAGGGTCGTGCCCTCCTTCGTCACCTCGGCTTCCCGTTCAAGGAGAACTGA
- a CDS encoding type Z 30S ribosomal protein S14 has translation MAKKALIAKAARKPKFGVRGYTRCQRCGRPHSVYRKFGLCRVCLREMAHRGELPGVTKSSW, from the coding sequence GTGGCGAAGAAGGCTCTGATCGCTAAGGCCGCCCGTAAGCCGAAGTTCGGCGTTCGCGGGTACACCCGCTGCCAGCGCTGCGGCCGGCCCCACTCCGTCTACCGCAAGTTCGGCCTGTGCCGCGTGTGCCTTCGTGAGATGGCTCACCGTGGCGAGCTGCCGGGCGTGACCAAGAGCTCCTGGTAA